AAGTGAAATCGATCGAACAGAAGCGATTGGTGCCAAACAAATTGTACTGCATCCAGGCGCTCATGTTGGTGCAGGTGTAGACGAAGGCATCAAAAGAATTATCGAAGGCCTTAACGAAGTCATCGATCCCGATATCGATGTTCAAATTGCACTTGAAACCATGGCTGGAAAAGGATCAGAGTGTGGTCGTTCTTTCGATGAATTGGCCAAAATCATTGATGGTGTCAAACACAATGATCGTTTGTCAGTATGTTTTGATACGTGCCATGTTCATGATGCAGGTTACGATATTGTTAATGACCTTGATGGTGTTATTCAATCTTTTGATGATATCATTGGATTGGATCGACTGAAGGTATTACACATTAATGACAGTAAAAATGAACGCGGGGCAGCTAAAGACCGGCATGAGAACATTGGCTTTGGTCATATTGGTTTCGATGCACTTGAGCGGATTATTTATCATGACGCGTTTAACGATATTCCGAAAATCCTTGAAACGCCTTACGTTGGAGAAGATAAAAAGAAAAAAGTACCCCCTTATAAAGAAGAGATTGCCATGCTTCGTGAACGTACGTTTTATGAGGACCTGAAGTCAGAACTTGAAAACAAAGCCGCACAGAAATAAACTTTGTAAAACGGATTCCCGCGGGAATCCGTTTTATTTATACTGTAAGTTTTACGAAACTTCTACTGCATCTCACCTGGGCGATTGAATTTTTATTGTTCCTGAAGTATAATTGAGGCAACAGTAAAAGTTGCACTAAGGAAACTTTTATACATGAATGCAAGTAATGAGGTGAATATAATGAGTAACTCAACGATCGATATCAAAGAGCTGTCCGTTCATTATCAGGGGACGACAGCATTGGACCATGTTTCAATGTCACTTCATGCCGGTCAGATTACCGGAGTGATCGGACCGAATGGTGCCGGGAAATCGACATTAATGAAAGCTATGCTCGGTCTTGAACGCTATAAGGGAACAATCTCATATGCTGGCCGTTCGATTCATCAAATCCGTAAAAAAGTTGCTTATGTTCCGCAGCGTTCATCGATTGACTGGGATTTTCCGGTACTTGTGCGAGATGTTGTCTTAATGGGCAGGTATGTTCACATT
This Salisediminibacterium beveridgei DNA region includes the following protein-coding sequences:
- a CDS encoding deoxyribonuclease IV, which produces MWLGSHVSMSGKKMLLQASEEAASYNSTTFMIYTGAPQNTRRKAIEDLNIEAGRQHMKENGIDHIVVHAPYIINIANTTKPETFRLGVDFLKSEIDRTEAIGAKQIVLHPGAHVGAGVDEGIKRIIEGLNEVIDPDIDVQIALETMAGKGSECGRSFDELAKIIDGVKHNDRLSVCFDTCHVHDAGYDIVNDLDGVIQSFDDIIGLDRLKVLHINDSKNERGAAKDRHENIGFGHIGFDALERIIYHDAFNDIPKILETPYVGEDKKKKVPPYKEEIAMLRERTFYEDLKSELENKAAQK